The sequence TACGAAGTATAAGATTAGTTATCCTGACACAACCCAGTGATCAGTGATTCCCTATACTCATGGTTTTGTTATACAAACAGGATATCACAGCTTTCATTTCAAGTCTTTTTGTTTAGTAGATACAGCTACAGTATCTCTGGTTAAGAGACTTTTCCGAATGTATTATGTGAATGACATATTGAATGTTTCGCCTATTTGCCATGAGTTGTAGTAGTCTCCCATTGTCCTGTGTCAACCAGACTGCGAGAGGCCCAGGCCCAGTCGGAGATGGAGCTGCTGGCCCTGACCCGCTCCCAGCTGATCCTGGAAGAGGAGATCCAGGTCAAGTCCCACTCCCTCTACATCGACGAGGTCATCTGCACCCAGCTCCGCCAGCCCATCTCCATCCACAGCTTCTGAATACCACTCCCACCATGACAAGCCTGGTCcctgatctgtttgtgctgtcttgcatcaacagatctgggacaagCCTAGACCATGGCCACAGTGGGGCTCTTTAGCTTATGCTGACGTACCCAGGCTAGCATTTTACATTTTACTGATAAATAAAATATGAGGAATACATTGTGATGGAAAGTTGGAGTGCTTGTATTGTTTGCAGCAATTTTAATACAATATTTGGGTTTGAAGAAAAGCAGGATCAGAGTTGTGGGGCGTGTGTTTATTTACAGCgatggcggtgtgtgtgtgtgattgtgtatcAAATTGTAgttccttcctcctcttcctttaACTGGTATTAATATAACAAAAAATGCTGTCTTTATGGCCCACATGTCTGTCAGGCAGGAGTCAGAGCATGGGGTAGGAGATGGCGAAGTAGTGGAGCTCTGAGTTGATGAGTTGTCTGTAGCGAGAGTACACCTCCTCCAGCTGCTCATCCTCGTCCTGAGTCTCATATTTGTTGATGTAGATCCGCACCTGGGACACAAACACAAGCAGCTTATAAACCAGACAGTATATTGCTCACATAATACAGTAATGCATGTTGCTATAGCTAGGTACAGCACATTAAGTGTTATCAGTAGTAGAGGAAGGAAAATGGGACCTGCCCCTTTAAGTACTGACAAAGATGACTGCCCAGCTGAAGGCTGTTTCATTTATGACCCAAACAAACTTTAAAATGCCTGCAATATCCCTGTTCACTGGGCAGGAGAACACAGCAGGCTAGTGTGTGGAGCTTGTGTTAGTAAATCGCTTCAATGCCAGGACATAGATTGGTACGCAGGTCGGCCTTGGCCTAGCTCCCAGAGCTCTGGCTCACCTTGATGGTCCTTAGGATGATCTTATTTTCCAGACGTTTCTGCAGCAGCCGGTCCAGGAAGCTGATGTCCAGGAATGCCCAGACCTTCAAGTAGACCAGCTGGCTGCACAGCAGCACCACATCCAGCAGCTCCTCGTCCACAGACTCGTGGCTGTTGTTCAGGTCCAGGGTCAGTTTCTAACCCCCAGAATGGGGTGGAGAGAGATTCATGACACTTCAAGATGGATTCATGTTTCTTGTTAAAGTAGGAGCGCCACTGACTTCCTATTGACCATTCGTTCTGTGGATTCATTCCGTATCGCGGAAGATCTGCGTAACAATGTAAAGGGCGTTTCCGATTGAGCTGACGtatgcagcgtttactgtgaatgcaATCTCCACGAACGCGGCAACATTAGCTTTAAAATTTACATTTTCCGCGATACTTCTGCAATACAGATTGAATCTAGTCCTTAAGAGTCATGTCTCTTGGACATGACGGTTTCCCtgacagattaagcctagtcctggactaaaacacattctcaatggagattctcttagtccaggactaggcttaatctgtctgAACTGCATGGATATAAAAAGACAATGCAGGTACATGAAAAAGCGCTTGATACACTGAACATACCGAGCAGACTTTATCGCCACACCAACCAGTAGCCTAAGTGGTGCCATCATCGCTCCATAGCTGACTGCTACTGTGTATTGACGGGTAGAGAAACCAATCCTCACCTGTAAACAGCTCCTGTAGCAGGGCACTAGGTTGGTAAGGGCCGGCTTGGCACTCCAATCTTGTTCACTGAAGTAGCAACTGGTGAGACTGAGCGAGCGCAGCGGGATCTCTCTGAGCAGAATCCTCCCCAGCTTGTCCATGTCGAGGATCCGCTCCACTGTGATATGCACACGGAGGTCGGGACAACGCTGGGCCAGATGGGACCAGGCATCCCCCCAGATCACCTGGATGTGGGGCTCGTGGATATGGCATCGTATGGTGAACGTCTGCAGGGACCCTCCCCCGCCCAGGCTCCTACACGCCGCGGACAGGGCCGCCAGCAGCTCATCTGACAGGCAGCTGTAGTTGAGGGTAAGAGTGCAGAGGCCCTGGAAGCGGTTCATTACCTGGGGGAAGGCGGGGCTGATGAAGACGGCCAGCGGCTGTGAGAAGAAGTCCTCCAGGTTGAGGTGGGTGATGCCGGGCCGGCGGCCCAGGTGGATGTGCTGCTGAGATGCAGCCACGGCCTCCAGCACCTCCAGGCCCTGGGGCAGGTTGAGGCGGGCCCCTCGCAGGCTCAAGTAGCCCAGGCGGGAGCTCTCGCGGCGCAGGTAGAAGGTGAGGCTGCGCACCAGCGCCTTGCGCACGCTACGGCACCAGGCGGTGCGGTCCAGCTCCATGTGGTTGACAGTTAGGCGGCGTAGTCCGCCTCTGGTTTTACGCAGCGCGGCGAGGAAGGTCCTCAGCGTCTGCTGGAAGCGCCGGGACACCAGAGAGTTGAGGGGCTGGGAGAAGCGGATCTCTAGGTCCTCCAGGTAAGCGCCGTAGGTCTTGGCGTAACACACGGCCGTCTCCAGCTCCGAACGGCGGGTCCTGGAGATGCGGCCGGAGAAGTTGAAGGTTCGAACCCTCCAGAGAGAGGGCGAGCGCATGACGTGGTGCCAGTGGAGACACACCAGGGCCGCCTTGACACGGTCGCGGTCACGCAGCCACCAGAACACCTGCCGCAGACACACGTCCGGGAGATTAGCCCAGCCCAGTTTACGCTCCTTATCTTCCTCCGCCtcaccttcttcctcctcctcctcatccattATCTCTATTCCttcatcctccccctcctcttcttcttcgttTTCATCCTCCGAGAGCTGTTCCTCTGGATCCTCGGGGTAATTCATTTACAAGGAAGAAGTTTTGCCAAACCACTAACGTCTCTCAGTATTCATCCACCAAATGTAAAGAAATAGTTCTCCCTGTAGTCTGAAATGTATTCTATGTGACTCTGGGGTTAACTTGGACTACAGAGAAGCAGAGGACACATTGACACATGTCTGTTGGGTGGCCATCAATGTGTCCCAGTTATCACCTGGATATGACTAGACACCAAAACTGAAGCTCTGGAACCGTCACAGTTTTTATTGTTGTCACCATGAAACCAAAGAGACACCTTGTGACATCACAATAGGAGAAGATAAAACTGGACGGCTCACAGTATTTGGATCCATTATTAACAAAAATATAATATACCTTAAGTGTGCGTACAGCAAAACGTTTTATTGTAAATCAATTATGTACATTAGTAAACAAATGTAAAACTTTTGATGAGTTCAATGATGGAGAAAACATTCCCATTTTCAGAACATACTGCATTTCAGTTGTAAACAATGTATTATACAACAATCATAACATAGGACTCTTGTCCTCTTGTAGAGAAGAATCCTGACTAATATAATAAGTCCTAATCTCTTACTATTACCCAAACCGTCCAATCACCAGAAATAACTCAACTGCCTCTGAAATACAGATTTTCGGCAAAAAATAACTTGCGAGTTGCTCAAATAAATCCCGACTAACCTTGTTCATTGTGTTATTAATAATTTGTCAACCACTACGCCAATTCACCATGGAGTATTCCTTCAGAAGTTCTGAGCACGTTGCTCATTTCAAGTTTACATGGATTTGACATTTAGCCTGAAAGAAGAAACAAAACATCCAGTTAGTTTGTCTCTTTTTCATCACTCCAAATGATTAAAAAGGGGACCAGGGTTTGGGTCAATTCCAGGGTTGgagactgaattgaaatggaattgaccctacCCAGAAGGCTACTGTGTTTTTGGGACAGCGCTGTACCTCATGCCATCGTAGTGTGACTACGGGGAGAGCCAGGTGACAGTGGGGACAGGTGCTGATCTGgtcaacatccccctctctcccctcttgccTCCTGCCTTGGGCTGAGAACGATGCAGACTTCATAGAATTGGTCAAACGAGGACTGGGCTGCTCCTGTTCAGCCTCCTCTGATGTGTGGTCACACTCCAGCTAGCAGTTGGGGAAGAGATTTGAACAAGTCATTTAAACACAAAGCTCTTTCCATGGAGAATCTGCATTGAGAATACTTGTTTGTCCAGAAGTAGGCTTAATATAGGTACCGGAAGTGGGCAAAACAAGGAGGAATGATCTGATGATGATGACTTGGGTTCATGCTGTTGAATAAGAACATACCTGATGTTCCGCAATCTCCTCCAATTGGAAAGACCTCATACAGCTCCTGCAAACCACTGCTGTTCGCCTGCCTGCATACAGAAAACACCACATTAGTTTGAATATAACATAACATTGAACACCATTATATCAAACTCATCTGACTGGATAGTGATTATGATTTCCATTTTCCAATGTGTTGAATATTACATATGGCATATCAACTTAAACTGAAGCGTGGGGGTTAGCCTCACTGTTGGAGGATGGCGGGGAGTGGTTATCGGGAACATAGAGGTCAGGGCAGATCTGGGCATGCTCCGGCTGGTCCCTCAGAGTGACGTAGCGTCCGCAGTCGGAGCATTGCTCGGTGCGACTGCCACACGCCACGCTGTGCTCCGCCAAGGCCGACAGCGGCAGCTCCAGCTGGCAGAACTCACAGCAGTGCAGCCTTTCCTTACACTCGTCCGactgaaagagagggggggggggattcattCTGTATAACAATCGTTATTATACACCTGTATCAATTACATTTTGATTATGACGATCATGCAGAGGAACTCATTCCAATCCATTCACTGAAACGGCAtcgtcatggtgtgtgtgtgtgtgtggcaatgcGGGTGACCGTTGAGCAGTCTCACCTCATGGTCCAGTAGCTGGCAACGCTCCACCTTTTTGTTGCACTTGGTGCATTTCACCTGTGGGAGTGACGAAACGACAATATATCGGAAATAAACAATTGGGCCCTTTATCTATCAACATCTACTCAAGTATTTGGAAGTGATCCTGGTTTCATTACAGCAGAGTGGTTTACCTGGGTGTGCTGTTCCTGATGATGCTGCTCCAATAGCTCTCTGGGAACCGGCTCATCACAGTCTGGACACAGGCATAGGAACCGCTGGCAGTGGGACTCGTGCAAGGCAAAGTTGGACACAGCCACCTCCTTGTGACTGACAGTTGAACACGAGCACAGGAGAAGTGTTAGACACACGACAAGACCACTGACCTGAGTGGGCAGTggtttaaagtacttaagtaaaaatacttgaaagtagtacttaagtcgttttttggggtatctgtactttacttgatTATTTATATTTTCGACAACTTGCACTTTCACTTTCAAAGATTCTAGACTAGGATTCCATAAGGATTCCATAAAATAAGTAGACGATGCATATATTCTACCAATTCATGCTGAAGAATATCCACTGTTACTTTGATGCTTTCTTTTGAACGTTTTAAATATTAAAATGTTTTAATGATCTCACCACTGGTCACAGACACGGGTTGTGTCCTCTTCCTTGTCTGCCATCGCGGAAAAGCTGTAAATTCTGATCCCAAAACCAGTAGCTACGCCCGACCAAGCGTATAAAACCAATTGTTTTACGCCCAACTGGTGCGTCCCGTCTCAGGAGACGTAGGAAATAGCATTGTGAACCTAGCGACATTGAGGTCATGTGATCATTCGGCTAATTTTCTAAATAAAAGTCAACCTGAAGAAATGTTACTTGGCTGTTACATTACGTTTTTCAGATTTAAAATCACACAGCAAATATTGTTTAAAGTTACGTAAATATACATTTAttgaaaatagatttttttcagtatatatactgaacaaaaatataaacgcaacatgttacgtgttggtcccatctttcatgaactgaaataaaatatcccggAAATGTTCAAATAGGCACGAAAAGATTATTActctaattttgtgcacaaatttgtttacatccctgttagttagcatttctcatttgccaagatcttccatccacctgacaggtgtggcatatcaagaagctgattaaacggcattatcattacacaagtgcaccttgtgccggtgacaataaaaggccactctaaaatgtgaagttttgtcacataacacaatgccacagatgtctcaagttttgaaggagcgtgcaattgacatgctgactgcaggaatgtccacaagagctgttgccagagaattgaatgttcatttctctaccataagccacctccaatgtcattttagagaatttggcagtatgtccaaccggcctcacatccgcagaccacgtataaccacaccagcccagaacctccacatcctGCTACTTCACCTGCggaattgtctgagaccagccacccagacagctgatgaaacagaggaGTGTTTCCCTGTAATAAAGTCCTTTGTCACCATTACAAAGGGGGTGTTTTAGTATCCTCAGAACCTCTCCTAATAACATCCAGGTTAAAACCATAGAGATTGACCACATAAGAAACATTTTTCAGCAGAAATCTACTGTCACTTGATAGCATTTTTGTTTCTCCATTAAAGGTCTTCACATCTAATTTATACTGTACCATTTAAACTATACAAGTTGTCACCATACAAGGGGGTTACTTTAGTATCCTCTGAACCTCTCCTAATAACATCCAGGTTAATACCATAGAGATCTACGGCCAAAATCTACCATCACCGCTGACAAAAATGTACATTCTCAACAAACTTTGCAGGTATTCCTAGGAATCACCCAGAGAGCTACCATTCCTTCATCTGGAATAACTTCTTTAAGCACATTGACATCAAATCTGGATCCACCCATATTCTGGATGATAACGCTGCCAACCTCATAGAGGAGTGTGATTCCTTCTAGGAGAAGATCAAAGCTGCTGGAGGAATCGACCTCTTTGTTGGAGACAAATGATGATGATAGGATAGagtatattattatatttattcaattaaattctattctattctaaagCTGCATGAGGAATTGACCTCTTTGCTGGAGATACGGAGGATGACAAATTACACAACACAACTGCTCAATCAAACAGAAAGACGGACACACCCATGGTAGAATTATATTTCAAGTTTATAGTCTTGTTCAGATATGTCATTGTTACAACAGATAAGAtaatgttttgtattgtgggaCACATACTTTTTCAATGACATCCACATGACATGTTGTCATTAAGGCaagaaacaccacacacacactaaccagtTCAGAAAACAATaaaacactatactatactatatagggaataggatgcagcCAGTGTTTGTAGGAGTGTCCCCTCACAGCACTGTTGTACATTACAAATGCATCTGTTATCAATGACAAAGTCCGGTGAGAGTAAACTCCACCAATATAGTTATAATATAATCTAATTAACAATGCTGCTATGGTGAGACCACTGCATTACTGGCCATAGAATGTAACTGTGACTGCTATGCTAACCAAACTgtattcactctctccctcttcccctctctatcacaggaggctgctgaggggagaacggctcacaataatggctagaacgaagcaaatggaatggcatcaaacacctggaaaccatgtgtttgatgtgtttgataccattccgctgattccgctccagccattaccacgagcccgtcctccccaactaaggtgccaccaacctcctgtgctctgtatatccatctctctctccctcttccccctctttccCTGCCTCCCAGGTGAATAAGTTGTTTCTAGGGGAGTGTCTGTACAGGAGGCAGTGCTGTCTCTTTCCCCGGGACTCCCAGTTCATCTGGGCTGTGCTGCAGAACCTCAGCGAGATGGCCATCTACTTCTGGGAGATGGTCGGAATGATAAACAACATGCTCACTCAAAATCCTGTCTCAATAAGTGTTTAGGTGCTTTATCCTCATCTAACCGTGATGCGCATCTAGCACATCTAACCGTGATGCGATTCAAGAGCCTAAATgattgatttctctctctctctctctctctcactctctctctctcactcccccatctctgcctcactctcccctctctctctcggtctctcttcagtcgctctgtctgtctctctcgccctcctcctctctctcccaggcaGGAGAGTCTGTCCTTAGTGGTCTGGCAGGCTGTAAGATCCTGATGGTGCTGTCAAAAGTTTGAGACAGAGACCAGGCTTTCCATGAAGGAGTTTGATAAACTGGCCAAAGGTAGGTTAGCCTTTATCTTTGCTAAATAAAAGTAACAGGATAATGCATACTACAGATAATTATGTGCTGCAGCATTTTGGGCTGAGAAGTGTTGAGGGttaaccccttcctctctctctctagatgtgttcaGTGTCTGCTACCAGAGCAGTGAGAGCTGCTCCTTCCCCCTCCACGTGAAGTCTCCCGTGTGGGGCTGAGCTACCTGTGTGCAGATGGCCACCGCAGCCGACACCCGTCCGCCTCTTCAGCCACGACGGCGTGCAGCTCAGAACTAAACACAggggtcagggtgtgtgtgtgtgtttgtgtgtcattcATCTTTATAAAACTAACCAGACCGTTAGATTTGAAGTTTGTCAGGACTAACTGCTAAATTTTTCTTGAAATGCTTGTAGAACAATAGATATTAAATGGGAAATGTTTTGTGTTGTACTGTTCaagcaaaaacaaaacaaaaacgaaCTGATACAATAAAGCCATTATCAACCATTCTCATCAGTGCATTATGTCACCGTCAGGTTTGAGAAACGTATCTACAGAACATCTCTCTCCCAGAGGAGCCCGCCAGGTGTCAGATGTTCCGGCTCCACCTGGGCAACACCACCCCCAGCCTGAGTGATGCAGTCCTGCGTACGCTCGCCAAGAAGACAGAAGGCTACTCTGGGGCCGACATTAGCATCATTGTACGAGATGCCCTCATGCAGCCTGTCAGGAAAGTGCAGTCAGCCACACACTTCAAAAAGGTCATTTATACACATGATATAGTAAGTCTATTGCAGTCGACTCTTGCATACCACACTTAAGGTGATTCTTTATCTCTACTTTTGAGGAGATTTATGATCGTTTTTGTTGTTGCTTGTGATGGTACTATAGGTGCGAGGGCCATCCTGTACCAACAGTCAATTGACGGTGGATTACCTTCTGACCCCGTGCTTGCCGTCCATAGAATTGACCTGGATGGACGTGCCTAGCGCCAAGCTGCTGGAGCCCACCGTCTGCATGGTGAGAAACACACATTCACAGCACAGAGATACTCACGATGTCCACTGACATTCACTGCTCACAAACATACTGGAACATGCTGTTTCAACATTCACTACTCCTTACACTGTCTTTCCTCTCAAGGCCCGTCCGTTATTATAGTTTAGTGTTTTTGGATTTGTTTTTTTTTCTATTATTTTGACGATTTTGATTTGGAATTCAGTTTACATTTCAGTTAGTCTTCAGATCCAATGTACGCGTGTTTTATTTCGTTTAAAAATCTGTTTTGTTTGAATATGATTGTTGTTTTAGTTTTAGTGTTAGGGACAGAAAGAAGCCTATGCGAGG comes from Salvelinus alpinus chromosome 21, SLU_Salpinus.1, whole genome shotgun sequence and encodes:
- the LOC139547817 gene encoding F-box only protein 39-like, whose amino-acid sequence is MNYPEDPEEQLSEDENEEEEEGEDEGIEIMDEEEEEEGEAEEDKERKLGWANLPDVCLRQVFWWLRDRDRVKAALVCLHWHHVMRSPSLWRVRTFNFSGRISRTRRSELETAVCYAKTYGAYLEDLEIRFSQPLNSLVSRRFQQTLRTFLAALRKTRGGLRRLTVNHMELDRTAWCRSVRKALVRSLTFYLRRESSRLGYLSLRGARLNLPQGLEVLEAVAASQQHIHLGRRPGITHLNLEDFFSQPLAVFISPAFPQVMNRFQGLCTLTLNYSCLSDELLAALSAACRSLGGGGSLQTFTIRCHIHEPHIQVIWGDAWSHLAQRCPDLRVHITVERILDMDKLGRILLREIPLRSLSLTSCYFSEQDWSAKPALTNLVPCYRSCLQKLTLDLNNSHESVDEELLDVVLLCSQLVYLKVWAFLDISFLDRLLQKRLENKIILRTIKVRIYINKYETQDEDEQLEEVYSRYRQLINSELHYFAISYPML
- the xaf1 gene encoding XIAP-associated factor 1, with amino-acid sequence MADKEEDTTRVCDQCHKEVAVSNFALHESHCQRFLCLCPDCDEPVPRELLEQHHQEQHTQVKCTKCNKKVERCQLLDHESDECKERLHCCEFCQLELPLSALAEHSVACGSRTEQCSDCGRYVTLRDQPEHAQICPDLYVPDNHSPPSSNSRRTAVVCRSCMRSFQLEEIAEHQLECDHTSEEAEQEQPSPRLTNSMKSASFSAQGRRQEGREGDVDQISTCPHCHLALPVVTLRWHEAKCQIHVNLK